A genomic window from Luteolibacter sp. LG18 includes:
- a CDS encoding purine-nucleoside phosphorylase produces MSRTALVLGSGLGPLADAVTVEEIVGFAETGLPVSSVPGHAGRFLIGTLGSAPVIVMQGRVHLYEGHDASTVTAGVRWMASQGADRLILTNAAGTLNPAFEPGSWMALSDHLNLTGTSPLRGPEFIDMSTAYDPEWRAEFHVAAAETGTVLHEGVYAGLRGPQYETPAEIRMLRTIGADAVGMSTVLETIQARALGMKVAAFSCLTNWAAGITPAALDHHEVLATGKSAADTMVRLLRKVLG; encoded by the coding sequence ATGAGTCGGACGGCGCTGGTCCTGGGTTCCGGGCTCGGTCCGCTCGCCGACGCGGTGACGGTGGAGGAGATCGTCGGCTTCGCGGAAACGGGGCTGCCGGTGTCCTCCGTGCCGGGGCATGCCGGGCGTTTCCTGATCGGGACGCTCGGCTCGGCGCCGGTGATCGTCATGCAGGGCCGTGTCCACCTCTATGAGGGGCACGACGCGTCCACCGTGACGGCCGGTGTGCGCTGGATGGCGTCGCAGGGCGCGGACCGGTTGATCCTGACCAATGCCGCGGGTACCTTGAACCCGGCTTTCGAGCCGGGTTCGTGGATGGCGCTTTCCGACCACCTCAATCTCACCGGCACCTCGCCGCTGCGGGGCCCGGAGTTCATCGACATGAGCACGGCCTACGATCCAGAATGGCGGGCCGAGTTCCATGTCGCCGCGGCGGAAACCGGAACCGTGCTGCATGAAGGTGTCTATGCCGGGCTACGGGGACCGCAGTACGAAACGCCCGCCGAGATCCGGATGCTGCGGACGATCGGCGCGGATGCCGTGGGCATGAGCACCGTGCTGGAGACGATCCAGGCGCGGGCGCTGGGCATGAAGGTCGCGGCGTTTTCCTGCCTGACGAACTGGGCCGCGGGGATTACCCCGGCGGCGTTGGATCATCATGAGGTGCTCGCTACGGGGAAGTCCGCGGCGGACACGATGGTGCGGTTGTTGAGGAAGGTGCTCGGGTAA
- a CDS encoding PilT/PilU family type 4a pilus ATPase: MALIDTFLKLMVEKRAERLVLVADAVPFLLKAGETLPLSMPSLGEEILKRLSSEISSTQEPVHGRREGTFHATDHAEFGYLIDATGPARRIEIQTLDAPAPVENPVVEEAVARAMARPTPPVEAPAPITSTTSSQPDPDLLLAIDKAVAMDASDIFLSTGKPPRARVKGLIARLDAHPPQSAELLRLIPDEAARNDFETTGSVDFAARWELPAGSRRFRINVFRHLDGVAAAVRPIRQRIPSLAELNLPDSLLDLVSFQGGLVLVTGTSGSGKSTTLAALIDHLNRSRARHIITIEDPIEFEHREVQCLIHQREVGADVESFSTGLRAALRENPDVILLGELRDLATISAALTAAETGHLVLGTLHSGSASSAVNRIIDVFPGHQQPHIRTQLSSSLRAVVSQRLVPTRQGAMIPAIEKMLVTPAVANGIREGHEHYLRNAMLTGVDEGMITLERSLATLVRKGTIDLDTAMRHAADPQALANQMG; the protein is encoded by the coding sequence ATGGCCCTGATCGATACCTTCCTCAAACTGATGGTGGAAAAGCGCGCCGAGCGGCTGGTGCTCGTCGCCGACGCCGTGCCTTTCCTGCTGAAGGCGGGCGAGACTCTCCCGCTGTCCATGCCCTCGCTGGGCGAGGAAATCCTGAAGCGCCTGTCCTCGGAAATCAGTAGCACGCAGGAACCGGTCCACGGTCGCCGCGAGGGCACCTTCCACGCCACCGACCACGCCGAGTTCGGCTATCTCATCGACGCCACCGGCCCGGCCCGCCGGATCGAAATCCAGACCCTCGATGCCCCGGCTCCGGTCGAGAACCCGGTCGTCGAGGAAGCTGTCGCGCGCGCGATGGCCCGGCCCACGCCGCCTGTGGAAGCTCCCGCTCCGATCACCTCCACCACTTCATCCCAGCCCGATCCGGATCTGCTCCTCGCCATCGACAAAGCCGTGGCCATGGATGCCTCGGACATTTTCCTTTCCACCGGCAAACCGCCGCGTGCCCGCGTGAAAGGCCTGATCGCCCGCCTCGACGCCCACCCACCGCAAAGCGCGGAGCTCCTTCGCCTGATCCCGGACGAGGCCGCACGGAACGATTTCGAAACCACCGGCAGCGTCGACTTCGCCGCGCGCTGGGAATTGCCCGCGGGCAGCCGCCGCTTCCGCATCAATGTCTTCCGGCACCTCGATGGTGTGGCCGCCGCCGTGCGCCCCATCCGCCAGCGCATTCCCTCGCTGGCAGAACTGAACCTACCCGACTCGCTGCTCGATCTGGTTTCGTTCCAAGGCGGGCTGGTGCTGGTCACCGGCACCTCGGGCTCGGGAAAATCGACCACGCTGGCCGCGTTGATCGACCATCTCAACCGCTCGCGGGCCCGCCACATCATCACCATCGAGGACCCCATCGAGTTCGAGCACCGCGAGGTCCAGTGCCTCATCCACCAGCGCGAGGTGGGCGCGGATGTCGAAAGCTTCAGCACCGGCCTGCGCGCCGCCCTGCGGGAGAATCCGGACGTCATTCTATTGGGCGAACTGCGGGATCTCGCCACCATTTCCGCCGCGCTCACCGCCGCGGAAACCGGACATCTGGTGCTCGGCACGCTTCACTCCGGCAGTGCCAGCTCGGCGGTGAACCGCATCATCGATGTCTTCCCCGGACATCAGCAGCCGCACATCCGCACCCAGCTCTCCTCCTCGCTGCGTGCCGTGGTTTCCCAGCGGCTGGTCCCGACCCGACAGGGTGCCATGATCCCGGCGATCGAGAAGATGCTCGTCACCCCGGCGGTGGCCAATGGCATCCGCGAGGGCCACGAGCACTACCTCCGCAACGCCATGCTCACCGGCGTCGACGAAGGCATGATCACTCTCGAGCGTTCGCTGGCCACACTCGTCCGCAAGGGCACCATCGACCTCGACACCGCCATGCGCCACGCCGCCGACCCACAGGCGCTGGCGAATCAGATGGGGTGA
- a CDS encoding L,D-transpeptidase, with amino-acid sequence MEKYPGCPVRLRRLLRVVLCATAVASASPLSATTVDGITFDGAPEVYLPVNETARRLGWNVARDKKANLSLNGVALTPKTGRRSFYGAELVSIAKLAEAGATLFPGENPGEIEVYSWTRHFTVTVSPKRVEVSLKRQRLRAWQGDRLVLQTKISSGRSGRSTPAGEFKAGPSKERLHRSRLYNNAPMPWAVQINGHVFIHGFTSVPDYPASHGCIRMPLGGKNAARCFYEWVVRGTPVSVARG; translated from the coding sequence GTGGAAAAGTATCCGGGCTGCCCTGTCCGTCTCCGTCGTTTGCTGCGGGTGGTGCTTTGCGCGACCGCCGTGGCCAGTGCCTCGCCGCTATCCGCCACCACGGTGGATGGGATCACCTTCGATGGCGCTCCCGAGGTTTACCTGCCGGTGAATGAAACGGCGCGCCGGCTGGGCTGGAACGTGGCCCGCGACAAGAAGGCCAATCTCAGTCTGAACGGCGTGGCGCTGACACCGAAGACCGGCAGGCGTTCCTTTTACGGCGCGGAACTGGTGTCGATCGCGAAGCTGGCTGAGGCGGGCGCGACGCTCTTTCCGGGCGAGAATCCCGGTGAAATCGAGGTGTATTCCTGGACCCGCCATTTCACGGTGACGGTGTCCCCGAAGCGCGTGGAAGTGAGTCTGAAGCGCCAGCGGCTGCGCGCGTGGCAGGGCGACCGGCTGGTGCTGCAAACCAAGATCAGCTCCGGCCGCAGCGGGCGCTCGACTCCCGCGGGTGAGTTCAAGGCGGGGCCCAGCAAGGAGCGGCTGCACCGGTCCCGGCTCTACAACAACGCGCCGATGCCGTGGGCGGTGCAGATCAATGGCCACGTGTTCATCCACGGCTTCACCTCGGTGCCGGATTATCCGGCATCCCACGGCTGCATCCGCATGCCGCTGGGCGGCAAGAACGCGGCCCGTTGTTTCTACGAGTGGGTGGTCCGCGGCACGCCGGTCTCGGTGGCACGGGGGTAG